The Anabaena sp. PCC 7108 region TTCAAAATAGTCCAATCCTGTTTGATAATAACGTTGAAAAATTCCGATAATAACAGAGTTATATAAACCTTCTTTCATTATCGTTATTCCTTGGTAATAAAGTGTTCATTCTTACGGATACAATTTGTAATTTTAGTTAATTAAATATTAATTTTTTTCTAGTTCTAGGTTCTATAACATGAGGGTTAACTCCAAAATATTTAGCTGCTTCTGACATATCAAACCTTAGTAAACTGATTTCACCTAAATCTTTAACTCCTTTAGGTTGATAAGATTGTATAGCTAAAACCTTAATAATTTCTGATGCTACTTCTTGTGCTAATAAAGGTGGAACAGAATTACCAATTTGTCTAAAACCATGCCACTTTGTCGGATGAAATCTAAACCAATCAGGATAAGAATGTAAACGCGCAGCTTCCCGTACAGTAATACATCTGGGGATAAAGGGATGTATGGGACGAGGAGAAGTAAATGCACCTTTATTACTAGCTGTTCCGGCTCTTAATGTATTACACAAACCGTCAGGATCAAGTTTATAAAAACGGCTGATTGGTTCATTTTTACCGTGAGGAGTTGATGCAAATCTGGTGATAGATTCAGGACTATGTTTTGTTCTTAAACTGGATGTTAGGATGTTATTATTAAATTTACGTGGATAGGAATAATTATTTTTGGATAAGCAAAGGTTACGTATTTTCATCCCATAATCACTAGGTTTATCAAAATCAGCTAATACCCAATCTTGTTTATATAATTCTGGATAATTTTCTATTTGAGGAAGGTCTTTAATAGCATCCAAAACTGTTGGTGTTGCTGGTAATTCTAATAATTTATGTGATTTATGGTTTGATTTAGCTGGATTGGTAATTTTATCTGGATAATTTGGTAATTTTAAATCTTGACGACAACCGAGTAAAAATAATCTTTCTCGATTTTGAGGAACTCCATAATTAGCAGCATTTAAAACTTGATAATTATGATTGACTGTGTAACCATTATTCTCAAATTTATCAATGATTTCGGCGATAAATTCTTTGTGTTTACCTACAGTCATTCCTTTGACATTTTCTAAGACAAAAAATTTAGGCTTTAATTCTAAAACTAATCTAATAAAATGAAATACTAAAGAGTTTCTAGGATCATCAAAAGATCGTTTTCC contains the following coding sequences:
- a CDS encoding DNA cytosine methyltransferase translates to MLKKRPIAVDLFAGAGGMTLGFEQAGFDVLAAVELDPIHCAVHKFNFPFWTVLCKSVEDMTGEEIRNNSEIGNHEIDVVFGSPPCQGFSLIGKRSFDDPRNSLVFHFIRLVLELKPKFFVLENVKGMTVGKHKEFIAEIIDKFENNGYTVNHNYQVLNAANYGVPQNRERLFLLGCRQDLKLPNYPDKITNPAKSNHKSHKLLELPATPTVLDAIKDLPQIENYPELYKQDWVLADFDKPSDYGMKIRNLCLSKNNYSYPRKFNNNILTSSLRTKHSPESITRFASTPHGKNEPISRFYKLDPDGLCNTLRAGTASNKGAFTSPRPIHPFIPRCITVREAARLHSYPDWFRFHPTKWHGFRQIGNSVPPLLAQEVASEIIKVLAIQSYQPKGVKDLGEISLLRFDMSEAAKYFGVNPHVIEPRTRKKLIFN